TGACCATCCAGGGCATCTTTCCCAAGCGCCAAAAAGCCCTGGCCCTGAATCTGGCCGCCGTCATCGAGGGCGAACTCCTGTCCCACGACGACATCCGCGCCGTCATGGAGCGCCCGGAATTCGCGGCGCGCCTCAAGGACAAAATCCAGGAAGGTTTCGCCGAGTTTTTGTCCAAGCGTCTTGGGGCGCTTAATCCCATGATCGCCATGTTCCTGGACGGGGCCATGCTGGACAAAATCAAGGCTCTCCTGGACACGGAACTGGACCGCATCGTGCCGGGTCTGCTGGAAACCGCCGGCGGCGAGCTGGAAAACAGCCTGGATTTCCGCAAGGTCATTCAGGAAAAAATAGAAAATCTGTCCATGGAACGGCTGGAAGCACTGCTCATGTCCATCATGGCCAAGGAATTCCGCTTCATCGAAGTGGTCGGGGCCGTGCTGGGCGGTTTGATCGGTCTGATCCAGGGACTCATCTTCTTCTAACGGGTTCCGCCCAAGGAGGAGGCAGCCATGCCCATCTATGAATTCGAATGCCAGGCCTGCGGACTGATCTTCGAGGAGATCCTGCCCGCCAGCGAGGACAAAATCCCGCCCTGCCCGAAATGCAAGACAGCGGCCAAGGTCCGCAAGCGCATGTCCGCCAGCGTCCGACACGCTGGCGCCGCCGGCACCCAGGCCGGAACCTGTGCCCCCAAGGGCGGCTTTTCCTGAGGCTAGACACCGGGAGCCCGTGCGGCTCCCCCCTTCTCCGACGATCCTGACCAGCACCCGCTGCCGGCGCCCGCCGAACTCTTCATCAAAACGCTTCCACGTTCCGAAACGAGGCCGACCTCCGGCCACGGCACGATCACTTCACGTCCCATGACTTGACGCTTCATGCGTGCGTCGGAGTTGTTTTCGTCGGCCTTGCGCCGCTTCTCGTCATAGCCTGCATTTTCCGGTACCTCGACAATGGCCATGCGCCCGGATCAGGGTCCGGACAGACGCTTGGATTCGCCCTGCCCCGCCCTCCATCCATTGCCGATGGCCGACTTTGCTGGCACACGAGACAACGCCGCATGTCGATTCGCCCCGGCGGCGCTTCATCACCCCATTTTCCGGAGTCCTCCAATGCGACATCATCGTCTCTCGGCCCTGCTTTCACTGCTGGCCATCCTGATTTTGTGCGGCTGCGCCGCGATTACCGGCGGCCGCGTGGACACTCCCCTCGCCCTGACCATCCTGCACACCAACGACCATCACGGCCGGTTCTGGAAAAACAAACACGGCGAGCACGGACTGGCCGCGCGCAAAACCCTGGCGGACCGGGTCCGGGCCGAAGTCGCGGCCCAGGGCGGGGATGTTCTGCTGCTCGACGCCGGAGACATCAACACCGGCGTGCCCGAATCCGACATGCTCGACGCCGAGCCGGACATCCGGGGTATGAACGCCATGGGCTACGACGCCATGGCCGTGGGCAACCACGAATTCGACAACCCCCTGTCCGTGCTGCGCCGCCAAGAAGCCTGGATGGATTTTCCCCTGCTTTCGGCCAACATCTATAACGCCACGGGCGAGCGCCTTTTTGCGCCGTACCATGTGTTTCGGCTGCACGGCCTCACGGTGGCCGTGTTCGGCCTGACCACCGAGACCACGGCCGTGGCCGGCAATCCCACCCATGTGCGCGGCCTGACCTTCCGCCCGGCCGTGGACGAAGCGCGGGAATTGGTGCCGATCCTACGCGGGAAGGCCGACGTGGTCATCGCCCTGGCCCATCTCGGTTATGACGCCAGCGGCGCGACGGGCTCCGTGGCCCTGGCCAGGGCCGTGCCGGGCATCGACCTCATCGTTGACGGTCATTCCCACACGGAACTGACCACGCCGATTCTGGAAAACGGAACCGTCATCGTCCAGGCCGGGGAATACGGCAAATATCTGGGCCGGGTGGACCTCGTGCGCGAATCCGGGCGGACCCGCCTCGTCAAGGGGAGCCTTCTGCCCGTGAACCTGACCCGGAAAATCGAACGAAACGGGCAGACCGTGCGCGAATCCGCCGGCGAGGCCGTCCCCGAAGATCCGGCCATGCTGGCACTGCTCTCGTCATTTCAGGAGCACGGCGATGCGGCCCTCCTGACCGAAATCGGACGCGGCACCGGCAATTTCACCAGCGACCGCGCCATCATGCGCCAGCGCGAAACGGACATCGGCAATCTGGCCTGTCTGGCCCTGGTGGACAAAACCGGGGCCGACGTGGCGGTCATGAACTCCGGCGGCATCCGGGCCGGCCTGCCCGCCGGAGCCATCAGTTACAGGGACGTGCTGTGCGTGAAA
This region of Deltaproteobacteria bacterium genomic DNA includes:
- a CDS encoding DUF445 family protein — its product is TIQGIFPKRQKALALNLAAVIEGELLSHDDIRAVMERPEFAARLKDKIQEGFAEFLSKRLGALNPMIAMFLDGAMLDKIKALLDTELDRIVPGLLETAGGELENSLDFRKVIQEKIENLSMERLEALLMSIMAKEFRFIEVVGAVLGGLIGLIQGLIFF
- a CDS encoding bifunctional UDP-sugar hydrolase/5'-nucleotidase, which encodes MRHHRLSALLSLLAILILCGCAAITGGRVDTPLALTILHTNDHHGRFWKNKHGEHGLAARKTLADRVRAEVAAQGGDVLLLDAGDINTGVPESDMLDAEPDIRGMNAMGYDAMAVGNHEFDNPLSVLRRQEAWMDFPLLSANIYNATGERLFAPYHVFRLHGLTVAVFGLTTETTAVAGNPTHVRGLTFRPAVDEARELVPILRGKADVVIALAHLGYDASGATGSVALARAVPGIDLIVDGHSHTELTTPILENGTVIVQAGEYGKYLGRVDLVRESGRTRLVKGSLLPVNLTRKIERNGQTVRESAGEAVPEDPAMLALLSSFQEHGDAALLTEIGRGTGNFTSDRAIMRQRETDIGNLACLALVDKTGADVAVMNSGGIRAGLPAGAISYRDVLCVKPFGNTICTVAMTGAEVAEYLRAAASMPPDSGSFAQFAGVSLTLKKGALHDPRVAGAPLDPAKTYTLAVESYLANGGDGYPKLTAHPGFTDTGFVDADALKDYIAAHSPLDPDQYAPTDAVRRE
- a CDS encoding zinc ribbon domain-containing protein; translated protein: MPIYEFECQACGLIFEEILPASEDKIPPCPKCKTAAKVRKRMSASVRHAGAAGTQAGTCAPKGGFS